A genomic window from Bacteroidales bacterium includes:
- a CDS encoding single-stranded DNA-binding protein, whose amino-acid sequence MAGVNRVILIGNLGKDPEVRHLENNVKVASFTMATSESYKNKEGQKVTTTEWHNIVVWRNLAEIAEKYLHKGSQIYVEGKLRTRSWTDKENNKRYITEIIGDNFVMLGSKKEDSSGEHAVSDNAVAATEAPAVNETPVEDDLPF is encoded by the coding sequence ATGGCAGGAGTAAACAGAGTAATTTTAATCGGTAATCTAGGTAAGGATCCTGAAGTCCGACACTTGGAAAATAATGTAAAAGTTGCAAGTTTTACCATGGCAACAAGTGAGTCGTATAAAAATAAGGAAGGGCAGAAAGTTACAACAACGGAATGGCATAATATTGTTGTGTGGCGCAATCTGGCTGAAATTGCAGAAAAATATCTGCATAAAGGCAGTCAGATTTATGTTGAAGGCAAACTGAGAACCCGCTCATGGACAGATAAGGAAAATAACAAGAGATATATCACCGAAATTATCGGAGATAATTTTGTTATGCTCGGTTCTAAAAAAGAAGATTCATCGGGAGAACATGCGGTGTCTGATAATGCGGTTGCTGCTACCGAAGCTCCGGCTGTAAACGAAACTCCGGTTGAAGACGACCTCCCGTTTTAA
- the gldD gene encoding gliding motility lipoprotein GldD, whose product MYNIRLLSIIFSFFILFFFCSCGNDNNFIPKPIGYLRIDLPEHSYKSFDTSYPYKFDYSLYAKVVKDTERNKEQYWINIEYPKYKAKIYISYKTVDDNLGKYIEDSHTFINKHIPKANSINENTIINSKKRVFGVVYDIEGIGAASPLQFYLTDSTKKFIRGALYFNTKPNNDSIAPVIGYIKKDIARFIESFEWKKVDSHKSIVICY is encoded by the coding sequence ATGTATAATATACGTTTGCTCAGTATTATTTTTTCTTTTTTTATATTATTCTTTTTTTGCTCCTGCGGAAATGATAATAATTTTATTCCAAAACCGATAGGATATTTAAGAATTGATTTACCTGAGCATTCATACAAATCATTTGATACATCTTATCCTTACAAATTTGATTATTCTTTGTATGCAAAAGTTGTTAAAGATACCGAACGTAATAAAGAGCAATACTGGATTAATATTGAATATCCGAAATATAAAGCTAAAATATATATTAGTTATAAAACAGTTGATGATAATCTTGGAAAATATATTGAAGATTCTCATACTTTTATTAATAAACATATTCCAAAAGCAAATTCAATTAATGAAAATACAATTATAAACTCCAAAAAAAGAGTTTTCGGAGTTGTATATGATATTGAAGGAATAGGAGCAGCATCACCGCTTCAGTTTTATTTAACCGACAGTACAAAAAAATTCATCAGAGGTGCTTTGTATTTCAATACCAAGCCAAATAACGATTCCATCGCTCCGGTTATTGGATATATTAAAAAAGATATTGCTCGATTTATTGAGTCGTTTGAATGGAAGAAAGTCGATAGTCATAAGTCAATAGTAATTTGTTATTAG
- the nadB gene encoding L-aspartate oxidase: MQKKVDFLVIGSGIAGLSYALKVAEHGRVCVVTKSTAAETNTRYAQGGIAAVLYTPDTYEKHIKDTLEAGAGLCDEKIVRIAITESTERVQELIDWGTHFDKDKSGKYALAKEGGHSEFRVLHFKDNTGYEIQRALLEKVIQHPNIEIFEYHFAIEIITQHHLGIKVTKDTPDIMCYGAYILNPSGKVDTILSKTTLIATGGAGNVYSTTTNPEVATGDGVSMVYRAKGRVENMEFIQFHPTSLYNPDEKPSFLITEALRGFGAILKTADGKEFMEKYDKRKSLAPRDIVARAIDNEMKLSGDDYVCLDCRHIDKNELISHFPNIYAKCLSIGVDISKDMIPVVPAAHYICGGIKTDEFGKTSIKNLYAVGECSSTGLHGANRLASNSLLEAIVFSHRASIDAVKIISSASYCEKVPEWNSEGTVLNEEMVLITQTLKELQFIMSNYVGIVRSNLRLKRALDRLEIIYRETEDLYVKSIITPRLCELRNLINCAYIIIKSAIRRKESRGLHYSLDYPQE; encoded by the coding sequence ATGCAAAAAAAAGTTGACTTTTTGGTTATTGGTTCAGGAATTGCAGGATTGAGCTATGCATTAAAGGTTGCGGAACATGGAAGGGTCTGTGTCGTTACAAAATCAACTGCTGCTGAAACTAATACGAGATATGCACAAGGTGGAATTGCAGCAGTGTTATACACTCCCGATACTTACGAAAAACATATTAAAGATACGCTCGAAGCTGGTGCTGGTTTATGTGATGAAAAAATAGTGAGAATTGCAATTACGGAATCAACCGAAAGAGTTCAGGAGTTGATTGACTGGGGAACTCATTTTGACAAAGACAAATCGGGAAAGTATGCTCTTGCAAAAGAAGGTGGTCATTCAGAATTCAGGGTTTTGCATTTCAAAGACAATACGGGTTATGAAATCCAGAGAGCATTACTTGAAAAAGTAATTCAGCATCCTAATATAGAAATTTTCGAATATCATTTTGCGATTGAAATAATCACTCAACATCATCTTGGCATAAAAGTAACAAAAGACACTCCCGATATTATGTGTTATGGAGCATACATTTTAAATCCATCTGGAAAGGTTGATACTATTTTGTCAAAAACAACATTAATTGCTACAGGTGGAGCAGGTAACGTATATAGTACTACAACAAATCCTGAAGTTGCTACAGGCGATGGAGTGTCCATGGTTTACAGGGCAAAAGGCAGGGTTGAAAACATGGAGTTTATACAGTTTCATCCTACATCTTTATATAATCCAGATGAAAAGCCATCATTTCTTATAACCGAGGCATTACGCGGTTTCGGTGCAATATTAAAAACAGCCGATGGAAAAGAATTCATGGAAAAATACGATAAGCGTAAATCGCTTGCTCCTCGCGATATTGTGGCGAGAGCAATTGACAATGAAATGAAACTCAGCGGTGATGACTATGTTTGCCTTGATTGCAGGCATATTGATAAAAATGAACTAATAAGTCATTTTCCCAATATTTATGCTAAGTGCCTGAGCATTGGTGTTGACATTTCTAAAGATATGATTCCTGTTGTGCCTGCTGCACATTATATTTGCGGTGGAATTAAAACAGATGAATTCGGAAAAACATCAATAAAAAATCTATATGCTGTTGGTGAATGTTCTTCAACCGGATTGCACGGGGCAAACCGTCTTGCTTCAAACTCTTTGCTTGAAGCAATTGTGTTTTCGCACAGAGCAAGTATTGACGCTGTTAAAATAATATCTTCAGCCAGTTATTGCGAGAAAGTACCTGAGTGGAATTCCGAAGGAACTGTGTTGAATGAGGAAATGGTTCTTATTACTCAAACTCTGAAAGAATTGCAGTTTATTATGAGCAATTATGTTGGTATTGTTCGTTCAAATTTAAGGTTAAAACGTGCTTTGGACAGGCTTGAAATAATTTATCGCGAAACAGAGGATTTATATGTAAAATCTATCATAACACCTCGATTATGTGAATTGAGAAATTTAATAAACTGCGCATATATAATTATCAAATCAGCAATTAGAAGAAAGGAAAGTAGGGGATTACATTATTCATTGGACTATCCGCAGGAATAA
- a CDS encoding DUF4301 family protein, translating to MFSEKDLQHISAKGIRKEAIIRHIEHFKKGFPFVVLDAPAINGNGIKVFTKNETGDLCRKYDKYVASGTNVMKFVPASGAATRMFKTLFSFTEWYKNTEHDYEKYLSDKSFNSVFNFISNIKKFAFYDDLKSALKKNNLDIDICLKEKKYNEIINCLLKVEGLDYGNLPKGLLKFHKYENSNRTSLEEHLVEGANYCKCCGNTVSIHFTFSPEHIERFVEHINSVLPSYEKMFKVKFMISYSVQKSSTDTVAVDMKNELFREKDGSIHFRPAGHGALIENLNDIKGEIIFIKNIDNVVPDIYKETTYTYKKVLAGYLIEIREKIKNYLQKLENNINDKKIDEIKEFSMKTLCIGFPEYFDEKEKDEKIKYLFNVLNRPVRICGMVKNEGEPGGGPFWVKDKNGQISLQVVETSQINMNDGEQKEIHKASTHFNPVDLVCNVRNYKNIPFKLLDFTDPDTGFISTKSKDGTEIKALELPGLWNGAMAKWITIFAEVPLITFNPVKTINDLLRKEHLNQ from the coding sequence ATGTTTTCCGAAAAAGATTTACAGCACATATCGGCAAAAGGAATAAGAAAAGAAGCAATAATAAGGCATATCGAGCATTTTAAAAAGGGATTTCCTTTTGTTGTTCTTGATGCGCCTGCAATAAATGGCAACGGAATAAAAGTTTTTACGAAAAATGAAACAGGCGATTTATGCCGGAAATATGATAAATACGTAGCTTCGGGAACTAATGTGATGAAATTTGTTCCTGCATCGGGAGCCGCAACAAGAATGTTTAAAACATTATTTTCTTTTACCGAGTGGTATAAAAACACAGAGCATGATTACGAAAAATATTTGTCTGATAAAAGTTTTAATTCAGTTTTTAATTTTATTTCCAATATTAAAAAATTTGCTTTTTATGACGATTTAAAAAGTGCATTAAAAAAAAATAATTTAGATATTGATATTTGCCTGAAAGAAAAAAAATACAATGAAATAATAAATTGTCTTTTGAAAGTAGAAGGACTTGATTATGGAAATCTCCCGAAGGGATTATTGAAATTTCATAAATACGAAAATTCAAACAGAACTTCTCTTGAAGAACATTTGGTGGAAGGAGCAAATTACTGTAAATGCTGTGGAAATACAGTAAGCATTCATTTTACTTTTTCACCCGAACATATTGAAAGATTTGTTGAGCATATTAATTCTGTTCTTCCTTCTTATGAAAAAATGTTTAAAGTAAAATTCATGATTTCATATTCGGTTCAGAAATCTTCAACCGATACAGTTGCTGTTGATATGAAAAATGAATTGTTTAGGGAAAAAGACGGTTCGATTCATTTTCGCCCTGCCGGTCATGGTGCTTTAATCGAAAATCTGAATGATATTAAAGGAGAAATTATTTTTATTAAAAATATTGATAATGTTGTTCCCGATATTTATAAAGAAACAACTTATACGTATAAAAAAGTATTGGCAGGCTATCTGATAGAAATAAGAGAAAAAATAAAAAATTACCTTCAGAAACTTGAGAATAATATTAATGATAAAAAAATTGACGAAATAAAAGAATTTTCAATGAAAACACTTTGCATCGGTTTTCCTGAATATTTTGACGAAAAAGAAAAAGATGAAAAGATAAAATATTTATTTAATGTTCTTAATCGTCCTGTGAGAATTTGTGGAATGGTTAAAAATGAGGGTGAACCAGGAGGAGGTCCATTTTGGGTGAAAGATAAAAATGGTCAAATATCATTGCAGGTAGTTGAGACTTCTCAAATAAACATGAATGATGGTGAGCAAAAAGAAATTCATAAAGCATCTACTCACTTCAATCCGGTTGACCTCGTTTGCAACGTAAGAAATTATAAAAACATACCATTTAAGTTGCTTGACTTTACCGACCCCGATACAGGTTTTATTTCAACAAAATCAAAAGATGGCACCGAAATAAAAGCTCTTGAACTCCCTGGTTTATGGAACGGAGCAATGGCAAAATGGATAACAATATTTGCAGAAGTTCCGCTTATTACATTTAATCCTGTTAAAACAATAAATGACCTTTTGAGAAAAGAACATTTGAATCAATGA
- a CDS encoding RNA polymerase sigma factor has protein sequence MNLKNDINAENLLKSCIKGDRKSQQSLYEGFYKKMLLVCLRYSNNMDTAKDILHDGFIKVFENLKKFENKGSLEGWIRKIMVNTAIDYLRKKDFKNLDLENEVLFEWHESEDEIQIAEEYLELKGELILKKLQELKPLYRAVFNLFVMENYSHIEIAKELNINIGTSKSCLSRAKLKLKELLKIYENEFSR, from the coding sequence ATGAACTTGAAAAACGATATAAATGCTGAAAACTTATTAAAAAGTTGTATAAAGGGTGACAGAAAGAGTCAGCAGAGTTTGTATGAGGGGTTTTATAAAAAAATGTTACTTGTGTGCTTGAGGTACTCAAATAACATGGATACAGCCAAAGATATTTTACATGATGGTTTTATAAAGGTTTTTGAAAATTTAAAAAAGTTTGAAAATAAAGGTTCTTTGGAAGGCTGGATTAGGAAGATAATGGTTAATACGGCGATAGATTATTTGAGAAAAAAAGATTTCAAAAATCTGGATTTAGAAAATGAAGTTTTGTTTGAATGGCATGAGAGCGAAGATGAAATCCAAATTGCTGAGGAATATCTGGAGTTAAAAGGAGAATTGATATTAAAAAAGCTTCAGGAATTAAAACCATTATACAGAGCTGTTTTCAATTTGTTTGTTATGGAAAATTACTCACATATTGAGATAGCAAAAGAACTTAATATAAATATTGGAACTTCAAAATCCTGCTTGTCAAGAGCAAAATTGAAATTAAAGGAATTATTA